The following are encoded in a window of Helicobacter jaachi genomic DNA:
- a CDS encoding phosphate/phosphite/phosphonate ABC transporter substrate-binding protein codes for MRHIVVGAVAYAPQIVPIWDIIREYARAYFGDIALDYVLFSNYERQVQWLMEGKIDIAWNTNVAFIRSQFATNNGVEAILMRDTDVGFKSVFVAQKGKIKQVQDLVGKSFGLGSLDSAQAAIMPLYYLKKLSIPYKELALGDTSLEAQSKAVRIYRFNSDVGKHGDTGRSEFDVLDRIRDGALDAGAIGSSTWVRIMQEGSYPHIESFYASPEYCHCNFTTLRTFDSGLKKAFVEMMCSQNEAKDNAQITQMMSMEGLNKWIICDAQILKGYDEVAAAMREQNLLHLVN; via the coding sequence ATGCGACATATTGTTGTGGGTGCTGTGGCGTATGCGCCGCAGATTGTGCCTATTTGGGATATTATTAGGGAGTATGCTAGGGCGTATTTTGGAGATATTGCGCTAGATTATGTGCTTTTTAGTAATTATGAAAGACAGGTGCAGTGGCTTATGGAGGGGAAAATTGATATAGCGTGGAATACAAATGTAGCTTTTATCCGCTCGCAATTTGCCACAAATAATGGTGTAGAGGCGATTTTAATGCGCGATACAGATGTAGGCTTTAAGAGCGTGTTTGTTGCCCAAAAAGGCAAGATTAAGCAAGTGCAGGATTTAGTGGGCAAAAGCTTTGGTTTGGGCAGTTTAGATTCTGCACAAGCAGCCATTATGCCGCTATATTATCTTAAAAAACTCTCCATTCCTTACAAAGAGCTTGCTTTGGGAGATACATCGCTAGAGGCGCAAAGCAAGGCAGTGAGAATCTATCGCTTTAATAGCGATGTGGGCAAGCATGGCGATACGGGCAGGAGCGAATTTGATGTGCTAGATAGAATCCGCGATGGCGCGCTTGATGCTGGAGCGATTGGCTCAAGCACTTGGGTGCGCATTATGCAAGAGGGCAGTTATCCTCATATTGAGAGTTTTTATGCTAGCCCTGAATATTGCCATTGTAATTTTACGACTTTACGCACATTTGATAGCGGCTTAAAAAAGGCATTTGTAGAGATGATGTGCTCTCAAAATGAGGCAAAAGATAACGCGCAAATTACGCAGATGATGAGTATGGAGGGCTTAAATAAGTGGATTATTTGTGATGCACAGATTCTGAAAGGCTATGATGAGGTAGCAGCTGCTATGAGAGAGCAGAATCTGCTGCATTTGGTAAATTGA
- a CDS encoding acyl-CoA dehydrogenase family protein, which yields MLDLAHIEQSTLAFAQAFVAPFSEAVDKEGRFPKEAYSELKKQGFMGLLVPKEYGGYGGNALQHAQVCYNLARFCTSSALCYMMHNVATACLAAFGTQAQKDEFLPKIAKGEISFGLAYSESGSGTHFDLPDITESNDGQNRILNGRKSFITSAQEANYYLTYTNSCMVKGGKNNWITPSDIAGLTHEEGVWNGLGMRGNVSKPAQYHNVKLSVNRYLLGEDGQGEAQAGLVAMYFIIGLGAVYSGLGQAAYECALQHCKTRKYTDGTTLADKPIVRSHIATLYTQVQSQIAFVKEAARAFDEQDAQAPCKIFASRINATHLVMSICELAMRLGGGRAYSKLLPLERYMRDALAAQVMAPSLDVLQVWLANALLPNE from the coding sequence ATGTTAGATTTAGCACATATAGAGCAAAGCACTTTAGCTTTTGCACAGGCATTTGTAGCGCCTTTTAGCGAGGCTGTGGATAAAGAGGGGCGATTCCCCAAAGAGGCATATAGCGAGCTTAAAAAGCAAGGCTTTATGGGCTTACTTGTGCCTAAAGAATATGGCGGATATGGTGGAAACGCCTTGCAGCACGCGCAGGTGTGCTATAATCTTGCGCGTTTTTGCACTTCAAGCGCGCTTTGCTATATGATGCATAATGTTGCTACAGCGTGTTTAGCGGCTTTTGGCACACAGGCGCAAAAAGATGAGTTTTTGCCAAAAATTGCAAAGGGTGAAATTTCCTTTGGGCTAGCTTATAGTGAAAGCGGCTCAGGGACGCATTTTGATTTACCTGATATTACAGAATCTAATGATGGGCAAAATAGAATTTTAAATGGGCGCAAAAGCTTTATAACCTCCGCACAGGAGGCAAATTACTACCTTACTTATACAAATTCTTGTATGGTTAAGGGTGGGAAAAATAATTGGATTACGCCAAGTGATATTGCGGGCTTAACGCACGAGGAGGGGGTGTGGAATGGGCTTGGTATGCGAGGGAATGTCTCAAAGCCTGCGCAATATCATAATGTCAAGCTTAGTGTAAATCGTTATTTGCTAGGTGAAGACGGGCAAGGAGAGGCACAAGCTGGGCTTGTGGCGATGTATTTTATCATAGGGCTTGGAGCGGTGTATAGCGGGCTTGGGCAGGCAGCGTATGAATGCGCCTTGCAGCATTGCAAAACGCGCAAATATACAGATGGCACGACTTTAGCCGATAAGCCCATAGTAAGAAGCCATATTGCTACACTTTATACGCAAGTTCAAAGTCAAATTGCCTTTGTCAAGGAGGCTGCGCGTGCATTTGATGAGCAAGATGCACAAGCGCCTTGTAAAATTTTTGCTAGCAGGATTAATGCTACGCATCTAGTGATGAGCATTTGTGAGCTTGCTATGCGTTTAGGCGGGGGCAGGGCGTATAGTAAATTACTGCCTTTGGAGCGATATATGCGCGATGCGCTGGCTGCTCAAGTAATGGCGCCAAGCCTTGATGTGCTGCAAGTTTGGCTTGCAAATGCGCTTTTGCCAAATGAATAA
- the truD gene encoding tRNA pseudouridine(13) synthase TruD, with protein sequence MQSPRTLDRIYPFTHSAIQCHFNPSARDFVVKEIPLYEPSGEGEHLILYVRKRGLSTFELLAKLSQMLGCKVRDIGYAGLKDKAASTYQYLSIHRSLKPALDSILPHLASEQIKILSITPHHNKLKIGHLKGNRFFMRLKKLKPTDVVRLESALKVLQTWGFPNYFGNQRFGNDGDNFQSGKAINAQQLKLKNKKMSAFLISSYQSYLFNQWLYARVYLSQIVHNFSANDVLDALNQSHIQALQTLKAHYSRPLIQSLQLQKQPFLLLLGDVMCHYPFGKTFICDDENIESTRFINREVSPTGALFGTKLMPAQKLALCIESSLQDSIRAIGSRRYAWVWAEDIEGKYIAPKAQYELCFSLPKGSYATIFLECLLNLPNAADSALS encoded by the coding sequence ATGCAGTCTCCGCGCACACTAGATAGAATCTACCCCTTTACTCATAGCGCAATACAATGCCACTTTAACCCATCTGCGCGCGATTTTGTAGTAAAAGAAATCCCACTTTATGAGCCAAGTGGGGAGGGAGAGCATCTCATACTTTATGTGCGCAAGCGCGGACTAAGCACTTTTGAACTTTTAGCCAAACTCTCCCAAATGCTAGGCTGCAAAGTGCGCGATATAGGCTACGCTGGGCTAAAGGATAAAGCCGCTAGCACTTATCAATACCTTAGCATACATCGCTCTTTAAAACCCGCGCTAGATTCTATATTGCCGCATTTAGCGAGTGAACAAATAAAGATTTTATCTATCACGCCTCATCACAATAAGCTAAAAATAGGACATCTCAAAGGCAATCGCTTTTTTATGCGGCTTAAAAAACTTAAACCCACAGATGTAGTGCGGCTTGAAAGTGCGCTTAAAGTGCTGCAAACTTGGGGCTTTCCAAATTATTTTGGCAATCAACGCTTTGGCAATGATGGGGATAATTTCCAAAGCGGCAAAGCCATTAACGCACAGCAACTTAAACTTAAAAACAAAAAAATGAGCGCCTTTCTCATCTCTAGCTACCAAAGCTATTTGTTTAATCAATGGCTTTATGCGCGCGTGTATCTCTCACAAATTGTGCATAACTTTAGCGCAAATGATGTCCTAGATGCACTTAATCAAAGCCACATTCAAGCCTTGCAAACTCTTAAAGCCCACTATTCGCGCCCACTCATTCAATCCTTGCAGCTTCAAAAGCAGCCCTTTTTGCTATTGCTAGGTGATGTGATGTGCCACTATCCTTTTGGCAAGACTTTCATATGCGATGATGAAAATATAGAATCTACGCGCTTTATAAATAGAGAGGTATCCCCCACAGGCGCGCTCTTTGGCACAAAGCTTATGCCAGCGCAAAAGCTTGCTTTATGTATAGAATCTAGCTTGCAAGATTCTATCCGCGCCATTGGCTCGCGGCGGTATGCGTGGGTATGGGCGGAGGATATAGAGGGCAAATACATCGCGCCAAAGGCTCAATATGAGCTATGCTTTAGCCTGCCAAAAGGCAGCTATGCGACTATTTTTCTTGAATGTTTGCTCAATTTACCAAATGCAGCAGATTCTGCTCTCTCATAG